Part of the Polyangiaceae bacterium genome is shown below.
TCGGAACGGCCCGTAAAAGCTCGACGCGTATTTGACCGCGTACGACAGGATGGATGTTCCGGACAAACCTTCACCATCCAGCGCGCGGCGAATCGCACCCACGCGTCCGTCCATCATGTCGCTCGGAGCCACCACGTCCGCGCCCGCGCGCGCATGCACGAGCGCCGCTTTCGCCAGCACATCCAGCGTCGCGTCGTTGTCGACCTCCATCTCACCTCGAGGGCCCGGCGCAAGGATCCCGCAGTGCCCGTGTTCCGTGTATTCGTCCACGCACACGTCCGTGATGACCAAAAGCTCCGGCGCCACATCCTTCATCGCCGAAACCGCTCGCGGCACCGGACCGTTCGGATCGTACGCGCTCGAGCCCGACGCATCCTTGGTCTTCGGAAGCCCGAACAAAAGCACCCCGCCAAGGCCCAGGGACCGGGCAAGGCGCGCCTGTTCGGCCGCCGCCGATGTCGGGAGCTGGTACACGCCAGGCATCGTTCCTACGGGCCGTGGCGCGTCGAGCAGCTCGTGGAAGAACAGCGGTAAGATGAGATCCGACGGCGAAAGCGTCGTTTCTCGGACCAAAGCTCGCATCGCCGGCGACCGGCGCAACCTTCGAGGGCGTTCGTTGGGAAACACGGCCGCGAGCATAGCTGGTTTGGGCCGCTTCGGCTCGTATCGTCAGGGTTTCTTCACACTCTGCAAAATGTGTACAGGGGGGTATTGCGAATTTGCCGTTCCGGATCCATTTCGTCGGCGCCTCGACTGAACCAGGTACGGGCCCGACGAGCGCCCTACCTTCAAAGGACCATCACCATGACCCAAGAACCCACACCGACAACCGACCCGGTCGAGCCGTCTGCTGCTCAACCGACTGCCTCTTCCCCTGCGGTAGAGCTGCCGTTTCAGGCGGAAGTCCAGCAGGTTCTGTCCCTCGTCATCAACTCGCTCTACGCGAACCAAGAAGTCTTCCTTCGCGAGCTCATCTCGAACGCGTCCGATGCGCTCGACAAGGCGCGGTTCTTTCAGCTCACGCACAAGGACGCGTCGGAACAAGTTGGAGAACCAACGATCGTCATCAAGCTCGACGACGAGGCGCGCACGCTCACCATCGAAGACAACGGCATCGGCATGACGCGCGACGAGGTCGTTCAGAACCTCGGCACCATCGCCAAGAGCGGATCGCTCGAATTTTTGAAGGCTCACGCTGATGCGCTCAAGGCTTCGCGTGACAAGGGCGATCGCGTCGAGCTGATTGGGCAGTTCGGCGTTGGTTTTTACGCCGCGTTCATGGTGGCCTCGCGCGTCGACGTCGAAACTCGCTCGATGCAGCACGGAGCCGAACCGGTTCTGTGGCGTTCGACGGGCAGCGGCACGTTTACCGTGCTCCCCGGCGACAAACCGCACCCGGGGACGAAGATCACGCTGCACCTGAAGGACGACGCACGCGACTACACGAAGGCGTGGCGCGTGAAAGAAATCATCCGCAAGTACTCGGATTTCGTCCACTTTCCGATTCTCGTCAACGAGGAGCTCGCCAACCGCAAGGCCGCTCTTTGGACGCTGCCGAAGTCGCAAGTCACCGAAGAACAACACGCCGAGTTTTACCGGCACGTGACGGGCGGCTACGAAGGGGAAAAACCCCTCTGGCATTTGCACTTGTCGATCGACGCGCCGGTGCAGTTCCAAGCATTGCTTTACATGCCGGAAAAAGCGCCGCCGGACCTTTTCCAGCGCAATCGTCATGGCGTTCGGCTCTATGCCAAGCGCGTGCTCATCGTCGAAGATTGCGACAAGGTCGTCCCGATTTATCTGCGATTCCTCCGAGGTGTCGTGGATTCCGAAGATTTGTCGCTGAACGTTTCGCGCGAAATGCTTCAGGAAGACAAAGCCGTCAAGCAAATCGAACAGCAGGTGACCAAGCAAGTGCTGAAGGCGCTCAAAGAGATCGCCGAATCCGACGCGGACAAGTACAAGACGATTTGGCGCGAATACGGCAAAGTCATCAAAGAAGGCGTCTCGATCGATTGGAAAAATCGCGACGCGATCGCCGAGCTTTGCCGGTTCGATTCCATGAATACCCCCGACGGTGAATTGATTTCCCTTGCGCAATACGTCGCAGCGATGCCCGAGGCGCAAAAAGAAATTTATTACATCACCGGTCCTTCGCGGAAATCGCTCGAGCAAAGCCCGCACGTCGAAGCCTTCAAGAAGCGCGGATTCGACGTGATCTTCTTGACCGATCCGGTCGACGAATGGTTCGTCCAGTCCACTCACGAATACGAAAAGCGCAAGCTGCGCAGCATTGCCCACGGCGACATCGACCTCGGTGACGAAGAAAAGAAAGACACCGAAAAAGCGGCGGAAGAAATCAAGGCTGCGGTCTCTGCCGTCAAAAAGACGCTCGGTGATCGGGTCAAAGACGTGCGTGCTTCGAGGCGTCTGACGAACAGCGCAAGTTGTCTCGTCGCGGCCGAAGGAGACATGGGCGTGAACATGGAGCGCATCATGCGCATCATGGGCGAGGATGCGCCGAATGCGAAACGCATTCTCGAATTGAATCCGGATAGCCCCATCGTCAAGAACATCAATACGCTCGCCGAACGCGAAGCCGAATCGGCGAGGGTTGGACTCATGGCCGAAATGCTCTACGAACAGGCGCTTTTGGCCGAAGGTGTGGTGCTCGACCCCGCCAAACTCGTTCGCAACATTCAGGATCTTCTCACGCAGGCAAGCTCCGCTGCCGTGGGAACGCAGAGCTGACGAAGTCCACGACTCGGCCTCGTCCGTTCCGGCGCTTCGGGATGGACGAGGCTGAGCTTGCCGTAGAAAAATCGATGACCATGTCCGTTCGGCTCCACATCAACATCGACCACGTGGCGACGGTGCGCAATGCACGCGGCACGCGGTATCCCGATCCCGTTTTTGCAGCATCGCTTTGCGAAGCTGCCGGAGCCGATGGCATTACGGCTCATTTGCGCGAAGATCGTCGGCACATCAATGACGACGACGTCGTGCGCTTGCGTGCGTCCATTCAGACACTACTGAATTTGGAAATGGGCGCGACGGACGAAATGTTGCGCATTGCCGAACGGGTTTGTCCCGACGTCATTACGCTCGTGCCCGAACGTCGGCAAGAACGGACGACCGAAGGGGGACTCGATGTCCTGGGGCAACGTGGCGCCATTGAAGCCGTGGCGGCCATGGCTCGAGAAAAAGGCATCAAGCTGAGTTTGTTCATCAATGCCGACGAAGCCGTGGTCGAAGCGTCGAAGGCATTGGGGGTTGCGCAAATCGAGCTGCACACGGGCGAATATTGTCATGCGTCGGGTGCGCGGTCCATTGAAGAGCTCGGGCGTCTACAGCGCGCGGCGGCTCGCGGGCATGCATTGGGACTCGAGGTTGCCGCGGGGCATGGTTTGACGCGGCATAACGTCGGACCGGTCGTGGCGATCCCTGAAATCGTCGAAGTGAACATTGGGCATTCGGTGATTGCCGATGCCGTCTTTTTGGGTCTCGACCGTGCCGTTCGGGACTTGCGTGACGCCATCCTTCGCAGCCGAAGGGCTTCCTGACCCGGAGAATTCATTATGATTCCCGTCCTTACGCGTGCGCAAATGCGCGCGTTCGATAAATATGCGATCGAGGCTTGTCACGTTCCTGGCGTCGTGCTGATGGAGAATGCGGGACGCGGCGCGGCGGACGTGCTTTCTGCGATGATTCAGGAGCACTCGTGTCGTCCCGCGAAGCGAGGGACACCGGAAGCCGTTTCGGCGCGAGCTCGGTCGTTCCCGGTTCGTCACGTACGCAGCCCGGGGCAACCGGCTACGTATCCGCTCGAAGCGCGCGTCGTCGTGGTGTGTGGTACGGGAAATAATGGTGGGGACGGGTTTGTCGTAGCGCGCCATTTGCTTGCGCGAGGTGCCGAAGTCGAAGTGTATCTTGCGGGAAAAAGTGAAAAAGTAATGGGTGATGCGCGCATCAATCACGATGCATACATCGACCTTGGCGGGCGCTTTTTCGAATTACCTCCGGATTCGAGCTTGGATCCATTACACGCGGCGCTGAGCCGTGCTGATTTCGTCATCGATGCGATTTTTGGCACGGGACTCGACCGGCCCATTACGGGTCACTTGGCCGATGTCATTGCCGTGCTCAACGAATCCCCGGCGCGACGCGTGGCGCTCGACATTCCATCGGGGCTCGACGCGGACAGCGGAGCGCCGCTTGGTGTGGTCGTTCGAGCTGACGATACCGTTACATTTGCGCATTTGAAAATTGGAATGCTCACGCCCGAAGGCGCGCGTCTTGCGGGAAATGTCCACGTCGTCGATTTGGGCGTTCCGGATCCGCCCATTTTGGCACACGTGGGTCATGTGGCCGAAGTGTTGCGGCGTGAAACCGTGGGTTCCTACTTTGGGCCGCGCGAAGCGAATTTGCACAAGCACAAAGCGGGTGATGTTTTGGTGATTGCGGGCTCTCCGGGGAAACTTGGAGCGTCGCTGCTGACGGCGCGCGCTGCCATGCGCGCAGGCGCGGGGCTCGTCACCATTTGCACGTGGCCCGATGCCGCGAAATCGCTCGAATCTCGCGTCGTGGAGGTGATGACGGCGCGGATCGATCCGCAGGACATCGTGAAGTCGCTGGACGCGGCACTCGCGGGGCGGCGTACCGTGGCGATTGGTCCGGGTTTTGGATTGGGGCCGGATGCACGCGCCGCGGTGGATCACGTCGTTCTTGGTTGGGACGGGTTCAAAGTGGTCGACGCGGATGCGATTACGCATTTCGTGGGGCGCCCGGAGGTATTGGCAAAAGCGCGGGGGAATTTGGTGTTGACGCCGCATCCGGGCGAGCTTGGGCGACTGCTTGGAAGAAGTGCGGCAGCCATTGAGCAAGACAGGTTTGGCGCGGTACGTGAAGCGGTGGCGCTGACGAAAGCGACCGTGGTTCTGAAGGGTGCACGGACGATCATTGCGACGCCGGACGGGCGGCTCTTCATTTGCATGGCGGGTAATCCTGCATTGGCGACGGCGGGATCCGGCGACGTGCTCACGGGCATCACTGCGGCGTTTGCGTGTGGTTTGCCTGCCGAGGAAGCGGCGTGCGCAGGCGTGCTCGTGCATGCGCTCGCGGGCGATCGCTGGCGTGCGCGGACGGGCTGTGATCG
Proteins encoded:
- the hemB gene encoding porphobilinogen synthase — translated: MLAAVFPNERPRRLRRSPAMRALVRETTLSPSDLILPLFFHELLDAPRPVGTMPGVYQLPTSAAAEQARLARSLGLGGVLLFGLPKTKDASGSSAYDPNGPVPRAVSAMKDVAPELLVITDVCVDEYTEHGHCGILAPGPRGEMEVDNDATLDVLAKAALVHARAGADVVAPSDMMDGRVGAIRRALDGEGLSGTSILSYAVKYASSFYGPFREAADCAPKFGDRAGYQMDPSNSREALREARLDEEEGADMLMVKPALPYLDVVARVRAASTLPLGAYNVSGEYAMIKAASAAGMIDERRAVIELLTSIRRAGADFVLTYHAVDAARWLG
- the htpG gene encoding molecular chaperone HtpG, coding for MTQEPTPTTDPVEPSAAQPTASSPAVELPFQAEVQQVLSLVINSLYANQEVFLRELISNASDALDKARFFQLTHKDASEQVGEPTIVIKLDDEARTLTIEDNGIGMTRDEVVQNLGTIAKSGSLEFLKAHADALKASRDKGDRVELIGQFGVGFYAAFMVASRVDVETRSMQHGAEPVLWRSTGSGTFTVLPGDKPHPGTKITLHLKDDARDYTKAWRVKEIIRKYSDFVHFPILVNEELANRKAALWTLPKSQVTEEQHAEFYRHVTGGYEGEKPLWHLHLSIDAPVQFQALLYMPEKAPPDLFQRNRHGVRLYAKRVLIVEDCDKVVPIYLRFLRGVVDSEDLSLNVSREMLQEDKAVKQIEQQVTKQVLKALKEIAESDADKYKTIWREYGKVIKEGVSIDWKNRDAIAELCRFDSMNTPDGELISLAQYVAAMPEAQKEIYYITGPSRKSLEQSPHVEAFKKRGFDVIFLTDPVDEWFVQSTHEYEKRKLRSIAHGDIDLGDEEKKDTEKAAEEIKAAVSAVKKTLGDRVKDVRASRRLTNSASCLVAAEGDMGVNMERIMRIMGEDAPNAKRILELNPDSPIVKNINTLAEREAESARVGLMAEMLYEQALLAEGVVLDPAKLVRNIQDLLTQASSAAVGTQS
- a CDS encoding pyridoxine 5'-phosphate synthase — protein: MTMSVRLHINIDHVATVRNARGTRYPDPVFAASLCEAAGADGITAHLREDRRHINDDDVVRLRASIQTLLNLEMGATDEMLRIAERVCPDVITLVPERRQERTTEGGLDVLGQRGAIEAVAAMAREKGIKLSLFINADEAVVEASKALGVAQIELHTGEYCHASGARSIEELGRLQRAAARGHALGLEVAAGHGLTRHNVGPVVAIPEIVEVNIGHSVIADAVFLGLDRAVRDLRDAILRSRRAS
- a CDS encoding NAD(P)H-hydrate dehydratase — encoded protein: MIPVLTRAQMRAFDKYAIEACHVPGVVLMENAGRGAADVLSAMIQEHSCRPAKRGTPEAVSARARSFPVRHVRSPGQPATYPLEARVVVVCGTGNNGGDGFVVARHLLARGAEVEVYLAGKSEKVMGDARINHDAYIDLGGRFFELPPDSSLDPLHAALSRADFVIDAIFGTGLDRPITGHLADVIAVLNESPARRVALDIPSGLDADSGAPLGVVVRADDTVTFAHLKIGMLTPEGARLAGNVHVVDLGVPDPPILAHVGHVAEVLRRETVGSYFGPREANLHKHKAGDVLVIAGSPGKLGASLLTARAAMRAGAGLVTICTWPDAAKSLESRVVEVMTARIDPQDIVKSLDAALAGRRTVAIGPGFGLGPDARAAVDHVVLGWDGFKVVDADAITHFVGRPEVLAKARGNLVLTPHPGELGRLLGRSAAAIEQDRFGAVREAVALTKATVVLKGARTIIATPDGRLFICMAGNPALATAGSGDVLTGITAAFACGLPAEEAACAGVLVHALAGDRWRARTGCDRGLFAGEIPDEVPGIIADLVRGSDPLERFGMVERFVASE